The following proteins are co-located in the Plasmodium gaboni strain SY75 chromosome Unknown, whole genome shotgun sequence genome:
- a CDS encoding putative EMP1-like protein encodes VAVPPRYDEICKDVMDDRYDKRKQHMENQEYYDNNRMLLSEILLLAKSEGRSLRQQYKNRGGNRSGNRGANSNESMCISARRSFADIGDIVKGTNLVDRDDGNDVEKHLKEMFTTLRQ; translated from the coding sequence GTTGCGGTTCCTCCTAGATATGATGAAATATGTAAAGATGTCATGGATGATAGATATGATAAGAGAAAACAACATATGGAAAATCAAgaatattatgataataacCGTATGTTGTTATCGGAAATTCTTCTTCTGGCAAAAAGTGAAGGTAGAAGTTTACGTCAGCAATATAAAAATCGTGGTGGTAACCGTAGTGGAAATCGTGGAGCCAACAGTAATGAGTCAATGTGTATTTCTGCGCGACGATCTTTTGCAGATATTGGCGATATAGTGAAAGGAACAAATCTCGTGGATAGAGATGATGGTAACGACGTTGAAAAACATTTGAAGGAAATGTTCACTACACT